Proteins encoded together in one Mobula birostris isolate sMobBir1 chromosome 7, sMobBir1.hap1, whole genome shotgun sequence window:
- the yipf5 gene encoding protein YIPF5, which translates to MAEFNNFNTDFFQSSYSIDDQGQTYDYSAAGDPYQNRHYDGHTQQAGYFHPTGSQQPYTGQIYQPTPTFTPSSSQSVYSNSFEDEAPLLEELGINFDHIWQKTLTVLHPLKAADGTIMNETDLAGPMVFCLAFGATLLLVGKIQFGYVYGISAIGCLGMYCLLNLMSMTGVSFGCVASVLGYCLLPMIILSSFAAVFSLQGMMGIIIAAVIIGWCSLSASKIFISALAMEGQQLLVAYPCALLYGVFALISVF; encoded by the exons aTGGCTGAGTTTAATAATTTCAACACAGATTTCTTCCAGTCAAGTTATAGCATTGATGACCAAGGGCAAACGTATGATTACAGTGCTGCAGGGGACCCCTATCAGAACAG GCACTATGATGGTCATACACAGCAAGCTGGGTATTTTCATCCAACAGGATCACAACAACCATACACAGGACAGATCTACCAGCCAACGCCAACCTTCACCCCAAGCTCCTCACAGTCCGTATATAGTAACAGTTTTGAAGATGAGGCTCCATTATTGGAAG AACTGGGTATTAACTTCGATCACATCTGGCAGAAGACACTAACTGTCCTCCATCCACTCAAAGCAGCAGACGGAACCATTATGAATGAGACTGATCTGGCTGGACCCATGGTATTCTGTTTAGCATTTGGAGCCACATTACTATTG GTTGGAAAAATCCAGTTTGGTTATGTGTATGGTATCAGTGCCATTGGGTGCCTTGGTATGTACTGTCTTTTGAACTTGATGAGTATGACCGGTGTCTCCTTTGGCTGTGTAGCCAGCGTCCTTGGATACTGTCTTCTTCCAATGATTATCCTGTCAAGCTTTGCTGCAGTTTTCTCCTTGCA GGGTATGATGGGCATAATCATTGCTGCTGTCATTATCGGCTGGTGCAGTTTGTCAGCATCTAAAATCTTTATCTCTGCCTTGGCAATGGAGGGGCAGCAATTACTGGTAGCATATCCTTGTGCTTTATTGTATGGAGTTTTTGCTCTCATCTCTGTTTTCTAA